A genomic window from Rubrobacter naiadicus includes:
- a CDS encoding SDR family oxidoreductase, which produces MQLKDKVAIVTGSSLGIGKAIAKAFGREGAKVTVDYRSHPDEAREAVEEIEKAGGQAIAVQADVSKPEDIKKLVGRTVEEFGRLDIMVNNAGIEEKKPFLETPLETWEKVIAVNLTGVWLCCQEAAKQMVSQGDGGRIINVSSVHEEITMPTNAPYCAAKGGLKMLMRTIAVELAPYGITVNNIGPGAIETPINQNLKENPDQMKQLLEEIPLGRIGQPEDVASVAVFLASDAASYVTGSTYFVDGGMMRQSGSL; this is translated from the coding sequence ATGCAGCTCAAGGACAAGGTCGCGATCGTAACGGGCTCATCGCTCGGGATAGGCAAGGCCATCGCGAAGGCCTTCGGCCGGGAGGGCGCGAAGGTCACGGTCGACTACCGCAGCCACCCCGACGAGGCCAGAGAAGCGGTGGAAGAGATCGAGAAGGCAGGCGGCCAGGCCATCGCCGTGCAGGCCGACGTCTCGAAGCCCGAGGACATAAAGAAGCTCGTCGGCAGGACGGTCGAGGAGTTCGGGCGGCTCGACATAATGGTGAACAACGCCGGGATCGAAGAGAAGAAGCCGTTCCTGGAGACGCCGCTCGAGACCTGGGAGAAGGTCATCGCGGTGAACCTCACCGGGGTGTGGCTCTGCTGCCAGGAGGCGGCGAAGCAGATGGTCTCGCAGGGGGACGGCGGCAGGATCATAAACGTCTCCAGCGTCCACGAGGAGATAACCATGCCCACCAACGCCCCCTACTGCGCGGCGAAGGGCGGGCTGAAGATGCTCATGCGCACGATCGCCGTCGAGCTCGCCCCGTACGGGATCACCGTCAACAACATCGGCCCCGGCGCGATCGAGACCCCGATAAACCAGAATCTGAAAGAGAACCCCGACCAGATGAAGCAGCTCCTCGAGGAGATCCCGCTCGGGAGAATCGGCCAGCCGGAGGACGTCGCCTCGGTCGCGGTCTTCCTCGCCTCGGACGCCGCCTCTTACGTCACCGGCAGCACCTACTTCGTGGACGGGGGGATGATGCGACAGTCCGGGAGCCTCTAG
- a CDS encoding MDR family MFS transporter, whose translation MSRLKEPGVRAQVLAVAGLMLALFLVALDQTVVGTAMPKIIADLKGFDKYAWVTTSYLLASTAMIPVIGKLGDIYGRKWFIFSGIVVFLAASALSGASWGMNELIIFRGLQGLGAGMIFSNIFTSVADIFPDPARRSRYQGIFFSVFALSSVVGPTLGGWITDNLSWRWVFYINLPLGIFSLFVLPFVLPQSSNRRKAKIDLAGAATVTAAVVALLLALSWVGQGYDWSSDRVVGGLISSALLFAAFVPLELRAPEPVIPLSLFRSRVFASASALMFLVGVAMFAVILYTPLFVQGVLGKTATGSGTILTPLVLTMTATGIVVGQLVARFKRTKPFMVIGTVVMAAGVYLLSTLGVHSGEGTVALYLIVTGLGLGPIMPTSTLSVQSTVERKMLGVATSATQFIRSIGSTVGTAVVGSIVTRGYADRLASDAPSQAPPRLVHALQNPQALVSEQARRALSRAVSAFPGGEQLLAAVLRSARAALAHSIHEGFLFTLVAVLLGFMAALAMKNLHLDDASLPGRAPEMQQPDSDRERQRAILTGITLEYLARRVESANGDSPNLISAASRLVPESKGTEKERAVIAAREVLRPLAVQALLSGMRRDADDDGLSS comes from the coding sequence ATGAGCCGTCTGAAGGAGCCCGGGGTCAGGGCACAGGTTCTCGCGGTGGCCGGGCTCATGCTCGCGCTCTTTCTGGTGGCGCTCGATCAGACGGTGGTCGGGACGGCGATGCCCAAGATCATCGCCGATTTGAAAGGCTTCGACAAATACGCGTGGGTGACCACCTCGTATCTGCTCGCCTCCACCGCGATGATCCCGGTCATCGGCAAGCTCGGCGACATCTACGGAAGAAAGTGGTTCATCTTCTCCGGTATAGTGGTCTTCCTGGCGGCCAGCGCCCTCTCGGGGGCCTCCTGGGGGATGAACGAGCTGATCATCTTCCGCGGGCTGCAGGGGCTCGGGGCCGGCATGATCTTCTCGAACATCTTCACCTCGGTCGCGGACATCTTCCCCGACCCGGCCCGCCGCTCCCGCTACCAGGGCATCTTCTTCAGCGTGTTCGCGCTCTCCAGCGTCGTCGGTCCTACCCTGGGAGGCTGGATCACGGACAACCTCTCCTGGCGGTGGGTGTTCTACATAAACCTGCCCCTCGGCATCTTCTCTCTGTTCGTCCTGCCCTTCGTGCTCCCGCAGAGCAGCAACCGCCGCAAGGCGAAGATAGACCTCGCCGGGGCCGCCACGGTGACCGCCGCCGTCGTCGCGCTCCTGCTCGCCCTCTCCTGGGTCGGGCAGGGCTACGACTGGAGCTCTGACCGCGTCGTCGGAGGGCTCATCTCCTCCGCCCTCCTCTTCGCCGCCTTCGTGCCGCTGGAGCTGCGTGCTCCGGAGCCCGTCATCCCGCTCTCGCTCTTCAGAAGTCGGGTCTTCGCCTCCGCGTCTGCGCTCATGTTCCTCGTTGGCGTCGCGATGTTCGCCGTCATCCTCTACACCCCGCTCTTCGTGCAGGGCGTGCTCGGCAAGACCGCGACCGGCTCTGGGACCATCCTCACCCCGCTGGTTTTGACGATGACCGCGACGGGCATCGTCGTCGGCCAGCTCGTCGCCAGGTTCAAGCGCACCAAGCCCTTCATGGTGATCGGCACCGTCGTGATGGCCGCAGGCGTCTACCTGCTCAGCACGCTCGGCGTCCACTCCGGCGAGGGAACCGTCGCCCTCTACCTCATCGTCACCGGACTCGGGCTCGGCCCGATCATGCCCACCTCCACCCTCTCGGTGCAGAGCACGGTGGAGAGGAAGATGCTAGGTGTGGCCACCTCGGCCACCCAGTTCATCCGCTCGATAGGCTCCACCGTCGGCACCGCCGTCGTCGGTTCGATAGTCACCCGCGGATACGCCGACAGGCTTGCCAGCGATGCCCCCTCACAGGCCCCACCTCGCCTCGTCCACGCCCTCCAGAACCCGCAGGCGCTGGTCAGCGAGCAGGCCCGCCGCGCCCTCTCCCGGGCCGTCTCCGCCTTCCCCGGCGGCGAGCAGCTCCTGGCCGCGGTTCTACGGAGCGCCCGTGCCGCCCTCGCGCATTCGATCCACGAGGGTTTCCTCTTCACGCTGGTCGCGGTCCTGCTCGGGTTCATGGCCGCGCTCGCGATGAAGAACCTCCACCTCGACGACGCGAGCCTCCCCGGACGCGCACCCGAGATGCAGCAGCCCGACTCCGACCGGGAGCGACAGCGGGCGATCCTCACCGGCATCACCCTGGAGTACCTCGCCCGCAGGGTCGAGAGCGCCAACGGTGACTCTCCGAACCTGATCTCGGCCGCCTCCAGGCTCGTCCCCGAGTCTAAAGGCACCGAGAAGGAGCGCGCGGTGATCGCCGCAAGAGAAGTGCTGCGCCCGCTCGCCGTGCAGGCCCTCCTCTCCGGGATGCGTCGGGACGCAGATGACGATGGTCTCTCCTCCTGA
- a CDS encoding MarR family winged helix-turn-helix transcriptional regulator: MSEFLRNEKEAGVGIFVGEEPLLERLALAFKRTLGAIERESGIGAMKLFVLSEIGRGEGVSQAAICQEHGLDPSRVTRFAQALEGEGLIFRERDPEDNRVVRMYLTDEGRRLLGVVPALEEELGRRVSGAMSEREAGELARLLGLLAEAMR, encoded by the coding sequence ATGTCCGAGTTTTTGCGGAACGAGAAGGAGGCCGGGGTAGGGATCTTCGTTGGCGAGGAGCCGCTTCTGGAGCGGCTTGCGCTGGCCTTCAAGCGGACGCTCGGTGCGATCGAGCGGGAGAGCGGCATCGGTGCGATGAAGCTCTTCGTGCTCTCCGAGATCGGCCGTGGGGAGGGGGTGAGCCAGGCTGCCATCTGTCAGGAGCACGGGCTCGACCCTTCGCGGGTGACGCGTTTCGCGCAGGCGCTGGAGGGGGAGGGTTTGATCTTTCGGGAGCGCGATCCCGAGGACAATCGGGTGGTCAGGATGTACCTCACCGACGAGGGGAGGAGGCTGCTCGGTGTGGTGCCGGCGCTCGAGGAGGAGCTGGGGCGGCGGGTGTCTGGCGCCATGAGTGAGCGGGAGGCCGGAGAGCTCGCGAGGCTGCTCGGGCTGCTCGCCGAGGCGATGAGATGA
- a CDS encoding transglycosylase domain-containing protein: MKVYRGRMRFVGARRRQKRKEFRKRLYRRRRWFGLFVLGAVVLICFAAIKAEGTIKDGPIPPGFFAAHPSLDQSSVIYDSSGHPVSYVFGSENRIVVPLSKMSPYLPEALIAIEDNNFYEFPAIDPKGIARAIVVDITHGAPRQGGSTLTEQLMKQLYIKQNLRGQKDIWRVLAEAALSVPYAMSHTKHQILQNYLNTVYFGHNAYGAQAASLTYFGVPANKLSLPQAATLAGLVNAPTYLDPLKNPKAATQRRNAVLKAMFEQHMISRSRYEKAVKTPLQTHPYDFSAPAQDEAYTTAVKNLLFRKLGQKKLETGGLKIYTPMKESFQKNTYYSAKALLPDPSVDPSAASAVVQPGTGAVLSLQGMTPGGFDLATQGYRQPGSAFKTFALAAAVKDGIDPTRSVFVSKNLQFSWNGTPASIHNFAYKQRGPMTLEKATEVSDDTVFVQLGLLVGLDNVIRTAHQMGITSSLNRDPSMLLGGLQKGVTVLEMASAYATLADGGVYHSPYVVSKVEQNGRVIWTPHHTSRRALTKNQAAVVDSVLEGVMKNGTPRWFHDADAETGHTIAGKPGISSNDNDAYFAAYTPQYSMAVWVGYPQGGSMANVPGIGYVYGESIPQEIMIQLFKEALRNKPNVGFPKPDFSGLHAIYVPPNDIQNLADNGLRGTSINAFSPPPVHPASSGAGRGTQGSSSGGGGTNFLKGLHQLLQNIQKNLP; encoded by the coding sequence GTGAAGGTCTATCGTGGTCGGATGAGGTTCGTGGGCGCCAGGAGGCGCCAGAAGAGGAAAGAGTTCCGCAAGCGCCTCTATCGCAGGCGCAGATGGTTCGGCCTCTTCGTCCTGGGGGCGGTGGTCCTGATCTGTTTCGCCGCGATAAAGGCCGAGGGCACGATAAAGGACGGGCCGATCCCGCCGGGGTTCTTCGCCGCCCATCCTTCCCTCGACCAGAGCAGCGTGATCTACGACTCCTCCGGCCATCCGGTGAGCTACGTCTTCGGGTCCGAGAACAGGATCGTGGTTCCCCTGAGCAAGATGTCGCCGTATCTTCCGGAGGCGCTCATCGCCATAGAGGACAACAACTTCTACGAGTTCCCGGCGATAGATCCCAAAGGGATAGCCCGCGCGATAGTCGTGGACATCACCCACGGGGCGCCGAGGCAGGGGGGCTCGACGCTCACCGAGCAGCTCATGAAGCAGCTCTACATAAAGCAGAACCTGCGGGGACAGAAGGACATCTGGCGGGTTCTGGCCGAGGCGGCGCTCTCGGTCCCCTACGCGATGAGCCACACCAAGCACCAGATCCTGCAGAACTACCTCAACACCGTCTACTTCGGGCATAACGCCTACGGAGCGCAGGCTGCGTCCCTGACTTACTTCGGGGTACCCGCGAACAAGTTGAGCCTGCCGCAGGCGGCCACCCTGGCCGGGTTGGTCAACGCACCGACTTACCTGGACCCGCTCAAGAACCCGAAGGCCGCCACCCAGAGGCGAAACGCCGTCCTCAAGGCGATGTTCGAGCAACACATGATCTCCCGCTCCCGCTACGAGAAGGCGGTGAAGACCCCGCTGCAGACTCACCCCTACGATTTCTCGGCCCCCGCTCAGGATGAGGCGTACACTACCGCGGTGAAGAACCTCCTCTTCAGGAAGCTCGGCCAGAAGAAGCTGGAGACCGGAGGCCTCAAGATCTACACCCCGATGAAGGAGAGCTTCCAGAAGAACACCTACTACTCTGCCAAAGCTCTGCTGCCCGACCCTTCGGTGGATCCCTCGGCCGCTTCGGCGGTGGTCCAGCCGGGCACCGGAGCGGTCCTCTCGCTGCAGGGGATGACCCCCGGTGGATTCGACCTCGCGACCCAGGGATACAGGCAGCCGGGCAGCGCCTTCAAGACCTTCGCACTCGCCGCCGCGGTGAAGGACGGCATAGACCCGACCAGGAGCGTGTTCGTCTCGAAGAACCTGCAGTTCTCCTGGAACGGAACCCCGGCGAGCATCCACAACTTCGCCTACAAGCAGCGGGGGCCGATGACGCTGGAGAAGGCGACCGAGGTCTCCGACGATACGGTCTTCGTTCAGCTCGGGCTCCTGGTGGGGCTGGACAATGTGATCCGAACCGCTCACCAGATGGGGATCACCTCGTCCCTCAACCGAGATCCCTCGATGCTCCTCGGCGGGCTACAAAAGGGGGTGACGGTGCTCGAGATGGCCTCGGCCTACGCGACGCTTGCCGACGGGGGCGTCTACCACTCACCGTACGTCGTGAGCAAGGTCGAACAGAACGGCCGGGTCATCTGGACGCCGCACCACACCTCCCGTCGGGCGCTCACGAAGAACCAGGCCGCCGTCGTGGACTCGGTTCTCGAAGGGGTCATGAAGAACGGCACCCCCAGATGGTTCCACGACGCCGACGCCGAGACCGGGCATACCATCGCCGGTAAGCCCGGCATCTCGAGCAACGACAACGACGCCTACTTCGCGGCCTACACCCCTCAGTACTCGATGGCCGTCTGGGTCGGCTACCCGCAGGGAGGCTCGATGGCGAACGTGCCGGGGATAGGCTACGTCTACGGCGAGAGCATCCCGCAGGAGATCATGATCCAGCTCTTCAAGGAAGCCCTCCGGAACAAGCCGAATGTCGGCTTCCCGAAGCCCGACTTCTCCGGGCTGCACGCGATCTACGTGCCCCCGAACGACATCCAGAACCTGGCAGACAACGGCCTGCGCGGCACCAGCATAAACGCCTTCTCCCCTCCGCCGGTCCATCCGGCGAGTAGCGGCGCCGGCCGGGGGACGCAGGGAAGCTCCTCCGGAGGCGGGGGTACGAACTTCCTGAAGGGGCTGCACCAGCTCCTCCAAAACATCCAGAAGAACCTGCCGTAG
- a CDS encoding MarR family winged helix-turn-helix transcriptional regulator has translation MVLLRDEISATLSYTAAVARRVGLGLSEVAALEHLGAGELTPKELGRRLSMSSGAVTALVDRLERAGFAKRYPNPEDRRSSVIRATPRGVAEARRHLRPLVQEIRAVVEHMDEDERRAVARFLRDVVAAVWRQVD, from the coding sequence GTGGTGTTGCTGCGAGACGAGATCTCGGCGACGCTCTCGTACACGGCGGCGGTGGCGCGACGGGTGGGGCTCGGGCTCTCGGAGGTGGCTGCGCTGGAGCACCTCGGTGCGGGGGAGCTTACGCCCAAGGAGTTGGGGCGGCGGCTCTCGATGAGTTCGGGGGCGGTGACGGCGCTGGTGGATCGTCTGGAGCGGGCCGGGTTCGCGAAGCGATACCCCAACCCCGAAGACCGGCGCAGCTCCGTGATAAGGGCCACGCCGCGGGGGGTTGCGGAGGCCCGGCGGCACCTCCGGCCGCTCGTGCAGGAGATCCGCGCGGTAGTGGAGCACATGGACGAGGACGAGCGTCGGGCGGTCGCGCGCTTCCTGCGGGATGTCGTCGCCGCCGTATGGAGGCAGGTAGACTGA